From a single Solanum dulcamara chromosome 4, daSolDulc1.2, whole genome shotgun sequence genomic region:
- the LOC129886674 gene encoding peptidyl-prolyl cis-trans isomerase FKBP43-like isoform X1, with amino-acid sequence MAFWGIEVKAGKPVTHSFDNKRGRLRISQATLGIGKAETKSLVQCNVGNKSPVFLCALLPNKTESCHLDLEFEEAEDVVFSVLGPRTVYLTGYYVGNSRRANVNSDTESYGEDIADTETGESCHDSDDDKYDDSFINDAEPEISPPSPASSSGVQDDDENLSDNKLNNNNGGHKRLRKKYQVSESENEDILQESEDEDTCLLSALKKTDVTPVASEDNQKNDMLSAEVPHRTENGVSVESKKANINSKKKRKRLEGNGSKLIEANTSSDTKDREDKANLVDVGLAMTTNMKDGQSDTLDPFAEEDSSHVPKSKKRKHSVEAKSVENHDTNCDIILKVDQLKQDPLKAGHLGEDPIAIDEEDQKLNINNSSIDGKSDSVADGHQLDKKLKKKKKKKSKSQEDCMVNMDLPVLQENEMNRQSVNIEDKSLKVKSTVIKTLSNGLTIEELAVGAPGGKLAAPGKKIKVHYTGKLKENGQIFYTNMGKSPYKFRLGDKDVIEGWNLGLDGMRVGDKRRLTVPPSVGYGSQGAGENIPPNSWLVFDIELIGVRG; translated from the exons GGCTCCGAATTTCTCAG GCAACATTGGGAATTGGCAAAGCTGAAACTAAAAGTTTGGTACAGTGTAATGTGGGGAACAAGAGTCCGGTTTTCCTCTGTGCTTTGTTACCTAACAAGACAGAGTCATGCCATTTGGATTTAGAGTTTGAGGAGGCAGAAGATGTGGTTTTTTCTGTTCTTGGTCCAAGAACTGTTTATCTGACCGGTTACTATGTGGGAAATAGTCGGCGAGCAAATGTAAACAGTGATACAGAGTCATATGGAGAGGATATTGCAGACACGGAAACAGGGGAATCCTGCCATGACAGTGATGATGACAAGTATGATGATAGCTTTATCAACGATGCTGAACCAGAAATATCCCCACCTTCACCTGCTTCAAGCAGCGGAG TTCAAGATGATGATGAGAACCTGTCAGACAATAAGCTTAACAACAACAACGGCGGCCATAAAAGGCTTAGGAAGAAGTACCAAGTAAGTGAGTCCGAAAATGAGGATATATTGCAGGAAAGCGAAGATGAAGATACTTGTCTCTTATCTGCACTTAAGAAAACAGATGTGACGCCTGTAGCATCAGAAGATAATCAAAAGAATGACATGCTAAGTGCTGAGGTTCCTCATAGGACAGAAAATGGTGTTTCAGTGGAATCTAAGAAAGCCAA CATTAActcaaagaagaagaggaaacgGCTTGAGGGCAATGGTAGTAAACTTATTGAAGCAAATACTAGCAGTGATACGAAGGACAGAGAAGATAAAGCAAATTTGGTGGATGTCGGGTTGGCAATGACAACTAATAT GAAAGATGGCCAGTCTGATACTCTGGATCCCTTTGCAGAAGAGGATTCTAGTCATGTTCCAAAATCGAAGAAAAGAAAACATTCTGTGGAAGCCAAATCTGTTGAAAACCATGATACAAACTGTGATATCATTCTTAAAGTGGATCAACTGAAACAAGATCCTCTAAAAGCTGGTCACCTGGGTGAGGATCCAATTGCAatagatgaagaagatcaaaaACTGAACATCAATAA TAGTAGTATAGATGGAAAATCTGACTCCGTAGCTGATGGGCACCAATTGGAtaagaaacttaaaaagaagaagaaaaagaaaagcaaatcTCAGGAGGACTGTATGGTAAACATGGATCTTCCTGTTCTGCAAGAGAATGAAATGAATAGACAATCCGTGAATATTGAGGACAAGAGTCTGAAGGTTAAGTCTACTGTAATAAAGACCTTGTCTAATGGGTTGACCATTGAAGAGCTCGCAGTGGGTGCACCTGGTGGAAAATTGGCAGCTCCAGGAAAGAAG ATCAAAGTTCATTACACTGGCAAGCTAAAGGAGAATGGGCAGATATTTTACACAAATATGGGAAAATCTCCATACAAATTTCGTCTAG GCGATAAAGATGTCATAGAGGGATGGAACCTTGGTCTTGATG GCATGCGTGTGGGTGACAAAAGAAGGCTCACAGTCCCACCATCAGTAGG CTACGGGAGTCAGGGAGCTGGGGAGAATATCCCACCAAACTCATGGTTGGTGTTTGATATTGAATTGATTGGAGTCCGTGGATAA
- the LOC129886674 gene encoding peptidyl-prolyl cis-trans isomerase FKBP43-like isoform X2 has product MAFWGIEVKAGKPVTHSFDNKRGRLRISQATLGIGKAETKSLVQCNVGNKSPVFLCALLPNKTESCHLDLEFEEAEDVVFSVLGPRTVYLTGYYVGNSRRANVNSDTESYGEDIADTETGESCHDSDDDKYDDSFINDAEPEISPPSPASSSGVQDDDENLSDNKLNNNNGGHKRLRKKYQVSESENEDILQESEDEDTCLLSALKKTDVTPVASEDNQKNDMLSAEVPHRTENGVSVESKKANINSKKKRKRLEGNGSKLIEANTSSDTKDREDKANLVDVGLAMTTNMKDGQSDTLDPFAEEDSSHVPKSKKRKHSVEAKSVENHDTNCDIILKVDQLKQDPLKAGHLGEDPIAIDEEDQKLNINNSIDGKSDSVADGHQLDKKLKKKKKKKSKSQEDCMVNMDLPVLQENEMNRQSVNIEDKSLKVKSTVIKTLSNGLTIEELAVGAPGGKLAAPGKKIKVHYTGKLKENGQIFYTNMGKSPYKFRLGDKDVIEGWNLGLDGMRVGDKRRLTVPPSVGYGSQGAGENIPPNSWLVFDIELIGVRG; this is encoded by the exons GGCTCCGAATTTCTCAG GCAACATTGGGAATTGGCAAAGCTGAAACTAAAAGTTTGGTACAGTGTAATGTGGGGAACAAGAGTCCGGTTTTCCTCTGTGCTTTGTTACCTAACAAGACAGAGTCATGCCATTTGGATTTAGAGTTTGAGGAGGCAGAAGATGTGGTTTTTTCTGTTCTTGGTCCAAGAACTGTTTATCTGACCGGTTACTATGTGGGAAATAGTCGGCGAGCAAATGTAAACAGTGATACAGAGTCATATGGAGAGGATATTGCAGACACGGAAACAGGGGAATCCTGCCATGACAGTGATGATGACAAGTATGATGATAGCTTTATCAACGATGCTGAACCAGAAATATCCCCACCTTCACCTGCTTCAAGCAGCGGAG TTCAAGATGATGATGAGAACCTGTCAGACAATAAGCTTAACAACAACAACGGCGGCCATAAAAGGCTTAGGAAGAAGTACCAAGTAAGTGAGTCCGAAAATGAGGATATATTGCAGGAAAGCGAAGATGAAGATACTTGTCTCTTATCTGCACTTAAGAAAACAGATGTGACGCCTGTAGCATCAGAAGATAATCAAAAGAATGACATGCTAAGTGCTGAGGTTCCTCATAGGACAGAAAATGGTGTTTCAGTGGAATCTAAGAAAGCCAA CATTAActcaaagaagaagaggaaacgGCTTGAGGGCAATGGTAGTAAACTTATTGAAGCAAATACTAGCAGTGATACGAAGGACAGAGAAGATAAAGCAAATTTGGTGGATGTCGGGTTGGCAATGACAACTAATAT GAAAGATGGCCAGTCTGATACTCTGGATCCCTTTGCAGAAGAGGATTCTAGTCATGTTCCAAAATCGAAGAAAAGAAAACATTCTGTGGAAGCCAAATCTGTTGAAAACCATGATACAAACTGTGATATCATTCTTAAAGTGGATCAACTGAAACAAGATCCTCTAAAAGCTGGTCACCTGGGTGAGGATCCAATTGCAatagatgaagaagatcaaaaACTGAACATCAATAA TAGTATAGATGGAAAATCTGACTCCGTAGCTGATGGGCACCAATTGGAtaagaaacttaaaaagaagaagaaaaagaaaagcaaatcTCAGGAGGACTGTATGGTAAACATGGATCTTCCTGTTCTGCAAGAGAATGAAATGAATAGACAATCCGTGAATATTGAGGACAAGAGTCTGAAGGTTAAGTCTACTGTAATAAAGACCTTGTCTAATGGGTTGACCATTGAAGAGCTCGCAGTGGGTGCACCTGGTGGAAAATTGGCAGCTCCAGGAAAGAAG ATCAAAGTTCATTACACTGGCAAGCTAAAGGAGAATGGGCAGATATTTTACACAAATATGGGAAAATCTCCATACAAATTTCGTCTAG GCGATAAAGATGTCATAGAGGGATGGAACCTTGGTCTTGATG GCATGCGTGTGGGTGACAAAAGAAGGCTCACAGTCCCACCATCAGTAGG CTACGGGAGTCAGGGAGCTGGGGAGAATATCCCACCAAACTCATGGTTGGTGTTTGATATTGAATTGATTGGAGTCCGTGGATAA